One genomic segment of Theobroma cacao cultivar B97-61/B2 chromosome 6, Criollo_cocoa_genome_V2, whole genome shotgun sequence includes these proteins:
- the LOC18595290 gene encoding TMV resistance protein N yields the protein MAVSMVQESSSSISRYTYHVFLSFRGTDTRKNFTDHLYMALVHTGIHTFRDDDEIERGENIRDEIERALHESKMSIIIFSKNYASSTWCLNELVKIMEHRKFSKHIVLPIFYDVNPSQVKKQTGSFAEAFARHEESFKYEMDMVQRWRTALREVADLGGMLLEDRHESQFIQDIIKQVQSKLHRTALYVPPYLVGIDAFVARINWWLRDGSNKVGIATICGIGGIGKTTIAKLVYNQNFQRFESYSFLADVRETTQERNGLVQLQRQLISDILKGKANKIYNSDDGITKIKETICHRRVLLVLDDVDDLEKVTEIIGVQIPFHPGSKIIVTSRHRCLLSDLFIRQMFDLEESSNYGDLCKVFEVKELAFNESLQLFNWYAFGQNNPIESYMDYARSIVQHCGGLPLALQVLGSSLSGKSINVWRSALEKLKAIPHSKIQKILRISYDSLQDDHDKNLFLDIACVFIGKDRDYTTKILDGCDYCTVIGIENLINRSLLVVSERNKLMMHQMIRDMGRDIVCQESFDLGKRSRLWHKDAFDALREKIGTKTIKCLTIDLQRLLEEKYGKTTANHSKNSFHMSNEVHIETDAFAKMQRLKLLQLDYVKLKGDYRDFPRSLIWLCWHGFPQEYLLRDLDISGLVVLEMRNSSLKHVWNDTKYFLPNLKILNLSHSHGLLKILNLSGLHSLERLMLKDCIKLIEVDQSIAEIKTLVVLNLKGCKSLRKLPKTIGSLESLEELILSGCSTFNDAPRDLQNMNSLKVLNLDGTAIYESNSWLSWLSLKRSKELGFFWASLPCSLVKLSLEGCRLSDDVMAVDLSYLPSLKSLNLSRNPIRSLPESIIHLTNLDELLLICCKELQWLPKLPMSGLHVITSQPLYRISSLPRLLNLKRCIVFGCEKLTEVEGVFKLEPVENFEVEKIKSLFNMDLIGSIKLKIYNYLTDTKMVATTQIFRDGDITSCFVSGNEVPILFQSRSKGYKISLSLPQNPGEKVCWLKLCIVYSLVSDEIFDHLPWVQIINETKKLTWFYFSSFIGIPETNSNTILWLIHWPVMDYQLENGDLVSCKLSTFGLNIREFGVTCVSETKVMCEDDPPQYSQENEDIWREIELKVNEEFLKLGSSGNIKVQIYNDLEEPKTIASPKVFYDCGIISMYDISGFPKGWYNHHAVGNKVSFVVARSPGQRIGYLNLGVILLDEDDKIFDFLSRIEIVNKTKDTKWIYYKNFIKIPKAKNKIFWFSFWRFMGELKEGDQMSCTVFSDLYVKEFVIDLVYEPDDDLQPECNSAYQHLQGNTMYSCWLFPLFVYFLFKSQRTLYRIQSLDKLE from the exons ATGGCTGTTTCAATGGTCCAGGAGTCCTCTTCATCAATTTCTCGATATACTTATCATGTATTCTTGAGTTTTAGAGGTACAGATACACGTAAAAACTTTACGGATCATCTTTACATGGCTTTAGTGCACACAGGAATTCACACGTTTagagatgatgatgaaattGAAAGAGGAGAGAACATAAgagatgaaattgaaagagCATTGCATGAGTCAAAAATGTCTATCATTATCTTCTCAAAGAATTATGCTTCATCAACATGGTGTCTTAACGAACTTGTCAAGATAATGGAACATAGAAAATTCTCCAAACACATCGTTTTGCCAATTTTCTATGACGTGAATCCATCTCAAGTCAAGAAGCAGACAGGGAGTTTTGCAGAAGCGTTTGCTAGACATGAAGAGAGCTTCAAGTATGAGATGGACATGGTACAAAGATGGAGGACTGCTTTAAGAGAAGTTGCGGATTTGGGAGGCATGCTTCTAGAGGATAG ACATGAATCACAATTCATTCAAGATATTATTAAGCAAGTTCAAAGTAAACTCCATCGCACCGCTTTATATGTCCCTCCCTATTTAGTTGGAATAGATGCTTTTGTGGCACGCATCAATTGGTGGTTGAGAGATGGATCAAATAAGGTTGGCATAGCAACAATTTGCGGAATTGGAGGGATTGGGAAGACAACCATTGCCAAACTTGTTTACAATCAGAATTTCCAAAGATTTGAAAGTTACAGTTTCCTTGCTGATGTTAGAGAGACTACTCAAGAACGCAATGGTCTGGTTCAATTGCAAAGACAACTTATTTCAGATATCTTGAAGGGGaaagcaaacaaaatatacaacTCAGATGATGGAATCACTAAGATCAAAGAAACTATATGCCATAGACGTGTGCTTCTTGTCCTAGATGATGTGGATGATTTAGAAAAAGTAACTGAAATAATTGGAGTGCAAATTCCTTTTCATCCAGGAAGTAAAATCATTGTAACTAGCAGGCATCGATGTCTATTGAGTGATCTTTTTATTAGGCAGATGTTTGACCTTGAAGAATCATCCAATTATGGAGACTTATGCAAGGTATTTGAAGTAAAAGAATTAGCTTTCAATGAATCACTTCAACTTTTTAATTGGTATGCCTTCGGACAGAATAATCCAATTGAAAGTTATATGGATTACGCAAGGAGTATAGTGCAACATTGTGGTGGGCTTCCGTTAGCTCTTCAAGTTTTGGGTTCTTCTTTGTCTGGTAAAAGTATAAATGTGTGGAGAAGTGCAttagagaaattgaaagcaATCCCTCATAGCAAAATTCAGAAGATTCTAAGAATAAGCTATGATTCCCTACAAGATGATCATGATAAAAATCTATTCCTTGACATAGCTTGTGTATTCATCGGGAAGGATAGAGATTACACAACTAAAATTCTAGATGGTTGTGATTACTGTACAGTAATTGGTATAGAAAATCTCATAAATAGGTCTCTTTTGGTTGTTAGTGAAAGAAACAAGTTGATGATGCATCAAATGATTAGAGATATGGGTAGGGACATTGTTTGTCAAGAATCTTTTGACCTTGGGAAACGAAGCAGGTTGTGGCATAAGGATGCATTTGATgcattaagagaaaaaatt GGTACAAAAACAATCAAGTGCCTTACCATTGACTTACAAAGATTACTGGAAGAGAAGTATGGAAAGACAACTGcaaatcattcaaaaaattcatttcacaTGTCAAATGAGGTACATATAGAAACTGATGCATTTGCAAAGATGCAGAGACTTAAACTACTTCAACTGGATTATGTAAAACTTAAAGGAGACTACAGAGACTTCCCTAGGAGCTTAATATGGTTGTGTTGGCATGGATTTCCTCAAGAATATCTTCTTAGAGATTTAGATATTTCTGGGCTAGTTGTTCTTGAGATGCGCAATAGTAGCCTCAAACATGTTTGGAATGATACAAAG TATTTTCTTCCAAATTTGAAGATCCTTAATCTCAGTCACTCCCATGGCCTTCTCAAAATCCTTAACTTATCAGGTCTTCATAGTCTTGAAAGGTTGATGCttaaagattgcataaagttGATTGAGGTTGATCAATCCATTGCTGAGATAAAGACTCTTGTTGTTTTAAACCTTAAAGGTTGCAAAAGTCTTAGAAAACTTCCAAAGACAATTGGTTCGTTAGAATCTCTTGAAGAACTTATTTTATCTGGTTGCTCAACATTTAATGATGCACCTAGGGATTTGCAAAATATGAACTCATTGAAGGTGCTTAACTTAGATGGAACTGCTATATATGAATCCAATTCATGGTTGTCTTGGTTATCATTGAAAAGAAGCAAAGAGTTGGGTTTCTTTTGGGCATCTTTGCCATGTTCTTTGGTAAAGTTGAGTCTTGAAGGTTGCAGACTATCTGATGATGTTATGGCCGTTGATTTGAGTTACTTACCTTCCTTGAAATCGTTAAATTTAAGTAGAAACCCAATTCGTAGCCTTCCTGAGAGCATTATCCACCTCACAAACCTTGATGAACTTTTGCTAATTTGTTGCAAAGAGCTCCAATGGCTTCCAAAGCTTCCAATGAGTGGCTTGCACGTGATAACGTCTCAACCATTGTATAGGATTTCAAGTTTGCCACgcttattaaatttaaaaaggtgTATTGTCTTTGGTTGTGAAAAGCTAACTGAGGTTGAAGGTGTGTTCAAGTTGGAGCCAGTTGAAAACTTTGAAGTGGAAAAGATCAAAAGCTTATTCAATATGGACTTGATCGGAAgcattaaattgaaaatttataactATCTTACGGACACAAAAATGGTGGCTACCACTCAG ATATTTCGTGATGGTGACATAACTAGCTGCTTTGTCTCCGGAAATGAGGTTCCAATCTTATTTCAGTCTCGCTCTAAAGGGTataaaatttccctttctttgCCACAAAATCCCGGTGAAAAAGTTTGTTGGTTAAAACTATGCATAGTATATTCTCTTGTTAGTGATGAGATATTTGACCATCTACCATGGGTGCAAATTATTAATGAGACCAAGAAGTTGACATGGTTTTATTTCTCAAGTTTCATTGGAATTCCTGAAACGAATAGTAACACAATCTTATGGCTAATCCATTGGCCAGTAATGGATTATCAGTTggaaaatggtgatttggtgAGCTGCAAATTATCAACTTTTGGTCTCAACATAAGAGAATTTGGTGTTACATGTGTATCAGAAACCAAGGTTATGTGTGAAGATGATCCTCCACAATACTCTCAAG aaaatgaagatatttggAGAGAAATTGAGTTGAAAGTTAATGAAGAGTTTCTCAAATTGGGCTCCAGTGGAAATATCAAAGTGCAAATTTACAATGATTTAGAGGAACCAAAAACGATTGCTTCCCCTAAG GTGTTTTATGATTGTGGGATAATTAGCATGTATGATATAAGTGGCTTTCCCAAGGGTTGGTACAACCATCATGCTGTTGGAAACAAGGTTTCATTTGTAGTGGCCCGAAGCCCTGGTCAACGTATTGGCTATTTAAACTTGGGGGTCATTCTTCTTGATGAAgatgataaaatatttgattttttatcaCGTATTGAGATTGTCAACAAGACCAAAGATACTAAGTGGAtctattataaaaatttcatcaaaattcctAAAGCCAAGAACAAGATTTTTTGGTTTAGTTTTTGGAGATTTATGGGTGAATTGAAAGAAGGTGATCAAATGAGTTGTACAGTGTTTTCTGATTTATATGTAAAAGAATTTGTCATTGATCTCGTATATGAACCTGATGACGACCTTCAGCCTGAATGCAACTCTGCTTATCAACATTTGCAAGGTAATACTATGTattcttgttggctttttcctctctttgtaTATTTCTTGTTTAAGTCTCAAAGGACTCTTTATAGGATTCAGAGTTTAGACAAATTGGAATAA